Proteins encoded in a region of the Neodiprion virginianus isolate iyNeoVirg1 chromosome 2, iyNeoVirg1.1, whole genome shotgun sequence genome:
- the LOC124298618 gene encoding uncharacterized protein LOC124298618 isoform X1 gives MEEPSQKLFRLPGTIEEEEEREMEILQERGDNQSGNHLQPRCESPLLSMPQRIPTVPSLPKNITLVRVSTQSSSIGGGMGRQDSARSRYRAGPVRKIRRRAVLKNGECNVLQSRISRRSLRFLQDIFTTLVDTQWRWTLLCFTLSFLLSWLGFAVIWWLIAFTHGDFDEKHLPGVQVENKWTPCIYNVVSFTSCFLFSIETQHTIGYGSRATSEECPEAIFVMCIQSIAGVMIQAFMVGIVFAKMTRPKQRTQTLLFSRNAVICQRDGELCLMFRVGDMRKSHIIGATIRAQIIRSRTTKEGEFLSQHQQELTVGADGNDSDLFFIWPMTIVHRIQAESPLYNMSAENMLTERFEVVVILEGTIESTGQTTQARSSYLPQEILWGHRFEPMVSYSKERQGYEVDYSLFNSTVQVDTPLCSGRELAEFYRVQDDLRHGGGYLVDEDGLLIENYQENNMQGGHIVNTQTGIRAPGHRLVHAESTKSDNSLEDSAIGRSIYRDNSIASQQHNHHHHHQPANPHREPNHHYKNQEGDLDAIEVIDEDDLHQLPDSVNREILKNSREIVYEEDSNNLSRDESFLTMRQFGSKKNLEILEASRPLISGRRHFVRYNPSSDEAEKRSLNGSRRNLSSRNLHSNQEEDKRSLNGSRRNLSGSKRHNQPNFEKAESLHGSTRNLNIGSRENLIGSRFQHGSKELLTTTTTKRNTPVVKASKETRDAKSRRRKDDSAKKEVEIEIEGPVGPKNEPPNLHQVALATYLSSPSEMSPESGIVEGSVVLSSPEAVRRDLKLPASSVIARNRRSYEHAQLQDVNAETTTSRPGSGSSSSDSDSSSKVNTPLVVLPGKTGVTLAKQNVSYTSV, from the exons GAGCCGTTACAGAGCAGGCCCAGTGCGTAAAATTCGCCGACGCGCGGTGTTGAAGAACGGAGAATGCAACGTGCTACAATCGAGGATATCGCGACGATCGTTGCGTTTCCTTCAGGACATATTCACAACATTGGTGGACACTCAGTGGCGTTGGACGCTGTTGTGTTTCACACTGAGTTTCCTCCTGTCCTGGTTAGGTTTCGCTGTGATATGGTGGCTGATAGCTTTCACTCACGGTGACTTCGACGAGAAGCACCTGCCGGGAGTTCAGGTGGAGAACAAGTGGACACCGTGCATATACAACGTGGTCTCGTTCACTAGCTGTTTCCTATTCTCAATCGAGACCCAGCACACGATAGGCTACGGTAGCAGAGCAACGTCGGAGGAGTGTCCCGAGGCCATATTCGTAATGTGTATACAGAGCATAGCCGGTGTTATGATCCAAGCGTTCATGGTCGGCATAGTGTTCGCAAAGATGACGAGACCAAAGCAGAGGACGCAGACGCTCCTGTTCTCGCGCAACGCGGTTATCTGCCAAAGGGACGGTGAGCTGTGCCTGATGTTCAGGGTCGGCGACATGAGGAAGTCGCACATAATCGGTGCGACGATAAGGGCCCAGATAATACGCTCGCGAACGACGAAAGAGGGCGAGTTCCTCTCCCAGCATCAGCAGGAGCTCACCGTTGGCGCTGACGGCAACGACAGCGACCTATTCTTCATATGGCCGATGACCATCGTCCACAGGATACAGGCCGAATCGCCACTCTACAACATGTCGGCTGAGAACATGCTGACCGAACGCTTCGAGGTCGTGGTCATACTCGAGGGCACCATCGAGTCCACCGGTCAAACGACCCAGGCCAGGTCCTCCTACCTTCCTCAGGAAATACTCTGGGGTCACAGGTTCGAACCAATGGTCAGCTACTCCAAGGAGCGACAGGGATACGAGGTCGACTACTCACTGTTCAACAGCACCGTTCAAGTCGACACTCCGTTATGCTCCGGCAGGGAACTGGCCGAGTTCTACAGGGTGCAAGACGACCTTCGACACGGCGGCG gttACCTCGTCGACGAAGACGGACTCTTGATTGAGAATTATCAAGAGAATAATATGCAGGGTGGGCACATCGTTAACACACAGACGGGAATAAGAGCACCCGGACACCGACTGGTACACGCGGAAAGTACGAAAAGCGATAACAGTTTAGAGGACAGTGCAATCGGGCGAAGTATTTACAGAGATAACTCGATAGCGTCCCAGCAacataatcatcatcatcatcatcagccGGCTAATCCGCACCGGGAACCAAATCATCATTACAAGAACCAAGAGGGTGATTTGGACGCGATTGAGGTAATCGACGAGGACGATCTTCACCAACTACCGGACTCCGTGAACAGGGAGATACTGAAGAACAGTCGTGAGATAGTGTACGAAGAAGATTCGAATAATCTTTCAAGGGACGAGAGTTTCCTGACGATGCGACAATTCGGTAGTAAGAAGAACCTCGAGATCCTCGAGGCTAGCAGACCGCTAATTTCTGGTCGTCGACACTTCGTCAGGTACAATCCGTCGTCGGACGAAGCTGAGAAGCGATCGTTGAACGGATCGCGGAGGAATCTGAGCAGCAGAAACCTTCACTCGAACCAAGAGGAAGATAAGCGTTCTCTGAACGGTTCGCGGAGGAATTTGAGCGGTTCAAAACGCCATAACCAACCGAATTTTGAAAAGGCGGAAAGTTTGCACGGCAGCACGAGGAACCTGAACATCGGTAGCAGAGAGAACCTGATCGGTTCGCGATTTCAACACGGAAGCAAGGAGCTcctgacgacgacgacgaccaAGCGGAACACTCCGGTGGTCAAGGCTTCCAAGGAGACGAGGGACGCGAAATCGAGACGAAGGAAGGACGATAGTGCGAAAAAGGAGGTTGAGATCGAGATCGAGGGACCGGTTGGGCCGAAAAACGAACCTCCGAACCTTCACCAGGTCGCGTTGGCAACCTACTTGTCATCGCCGTCCGAAATGTCGCCCGAATCGGGCATCGTTGAGGGTTCGGTTGTCCTCTCAAGTCCCGAGGCGGTAAGACGGGACCTTAAACTTCCGGCAAGCTCAGTTATCGCGAGGAACAGAAGAAGCTACGAACACGCTCAGCTCCAGGATGTGAACGCCGAAACTACCACGTCACGTCCCGGAAGTGGGAGCAGCTCTTCCGACAGCGATTCCTCGTCCAAAGTTAACACTCCGCTCGTAGTTTTGCCCGGTAAGACCGGCGTCACTTTAGCCAAACAGAATGTATCTTACACGAGTGTTTAA
- the LOC124298618 gene encoding uncharacterized protein LOC124298618 isoform X3, whose product MTAETLACISDDSPTPLILGLHACRKSSPSSLRKSPPITRPRSRPSWSRYRAGPVRKIRRRAVLKNGECNVLQSRISRRSLRFLQDIFTTLVDTQWRWTLLCFTLSFLLSWLGFAVIWWLIAFTHGDFDEKHLPGVQVENKWTPCIYNVVSFTSCFLFSIETQHTIGYGSRATSEECPEAIFVMCIQSIAGVMIQAFMVGIVFAKMTRPKQRTQTLLFSRNAVICQRDGELCLMFRVGDMRKSHIIGATIRAQIIRSRTTKEGEFLSQHQQELTVGADGNDSDLFFIWPMTIVHRIQAESPLYNMSAENMLTERFEVVVILEGTIESTGQTTQARSSYLPQEILWGHRFEPMVSYSKERQGYEVDYSLFNSTVQVDTPLCSGRELAEFYRVQDDLRHGGGYLVDEDGLLIENYQENNMQGGHIVNTQTGIRAPGHRLVHAESTKSDNSLEDSAIGRSIYRDNSIASQQHNHHHHHQPANPHREPNHHYKNQEGDLDAIEVIDEDDLHQLPDSVNREILKNSREIVYEEDSNNLSRDESFLTMRQFGSKKNLEILEASRPLISGRRHFVRYNPSSDEAEKRSLNGSRRNLSSRNLHSNQEEDKRSLNGSRRNLSGSKRHNQPNFEKAESLHGSTRNLNIGSRENLIGSRFQHGSKELLTTTTTKRNTPVVKASKETRDAKSRRRKDDSAKKEVEIEIEGPVGPKNEPPNLHQVALATYLSSPSEMSPESGIVEGSVVLSSPEAVRRDLKLPASSVIARNRRSYEHAQLQDVNAETTTSRPGSGSSSSDSDSSSKVNTPLVVLPGKTGVTLAKQNVSYTSV is encoded by the exons GAGCCGTTACAGAGCAGGCCCAGTGCGTAAAATTCGCCGACGCGCGGTGTTGAAGAACGGAGAATGCAACGTGCTACAATCGAGGATATCGCGACGATCGTTGCGTTTCCTTCAGGACATATTCACAACATTGGTGGACACTCAGTGGCGTTGGACGCTGTTGTGTTTCACACTGAGTTTCCTCCTGTCCTGGTTAGGTTTCGCTGTGATATGGTGGCTGATAGCTTTCACTCACGGTGACTTCGACGAGAAGCACCTGCCGGGAGTTCAGGTGGAGAACAAGTGGACACCGTGCATATACAACGTGGTCTCGTTCACTAGCTGTTTCCTATTCTCAATCGAGACCCAGCACACGATAGGCTACGGTAGCAGAGCAACGTCGGAGGAGTGTCCCGAGGCCATATTCGTAATGTGTATACAGAGCATAGCCGGTGTTATGATCCAAGCGTTCATGGTCGGCATAGTGTTCGCAAAGATGACGAGACCAAAGCAGAGGACGCAGACGCTCCTGTTCTCGCGCAACGCGGTTATCTGCCAAAGGGACGGTGAGCTGTGCCTGATGTTCAGGGTCGGCGACATGAGGAAGTCGCACATAATCGGTGCGACGATAAGGGCCCAGATAATACGCTCGCGAACGACGAAAGAGGGCGAGTTCCTCTCCCAGCATCAGCAGGAGCTCACCGTTGGCGCTGACGGCAACGACAGCGACCTATTCTTCATATGGCCGATGACCATCGTCCACAGGATACAGGCCGAATCGCCACTCTACAACATGTCGGCTGAGAACATGCTGACCGAACGCTTCGAGGTCGTGGTCATACTCGAGGGCACCATCGAGTCCACCGGTCAAACGACCCAGGCCAGGTCCTCCTACCTTCCTCAGGAAATACTCTGGGGTCACAGGTTCGAACCAATGGTCAGCTACTCCAAGGAGCGACAGGGATACGAGGTCGACTACTCACTGTTCAACAGCACCGTTCAAGTCGACACTCCGTTATGCTCCGGCAGGGAACTGGCCGAGTTCTACAGGGTGCAAGACGACCTTCGACACGGCGGCG gttACCTCGTCGACGAAGACGGACTCTTGATTGAGAATTATCAAGAGAATAATATGCAGGGTGGGCACATCGTTAACACACAGACGGGAATAAGAGCACCCGGACACCGACTGGTACACGCGGAAAGTACGAAAAGCGATAACAGTTTAGAGGACAGTGCAATCGGGCGAAGTATTTACAGAGATAACTCGATAGCGTCCCAGCAacataatcatcatcatcatcatcagccGGCTAATCCGCACCGGGAACCAAATCATCATTACAAGAACCAAGAGGGTGATTTGGACGCGATTGAGGTAATCGACGAGGACGATCTTCACCAACTACCGGACTCCGTGAACAGGGAGATACTGAAGAACAGTCGTGAGATAGTGTACGAAGAAGATTCGAATAATCTTTCAAGGGACGAGAGTTTCCTGACGATGCGACAATTCGGTAGTAAGAAGAACCTCGAGATCCTCGAGGCTAGCAGACCGCTAATTTCTGGTCGTCGACACTTCGTCAGGTACAATCCGTCGTCGGACGAAGCTGAGAAGCGATCGTTGAACGGATCGCGGAGGAATCTGAGCAGCAGAAACCTTCACTCGAACCAAGAGGAAGATAAGCGTTCTCTGAACGGTTCGCGGAGGAATTTGAGCGGTTCAAAACGCCATAACCAACCGAATTTTGAAAAGGCGGAAAGTTTGCACGGCAGCACGAGGAACCTGAACATCGGTAGCAGAGAGAACCTGATCGGTTCGCGATTTCAACACGGAAGCAAGGAGCTcctgacgacgacgacgaccaAGCGGAACACTCCGGTGGTCAAGGCTTCCAAGGAGACGAGGGACGCGAAATCGAGACGAAGGAAGGACGATAGTGCGAAAAAGGAGGTTGAGATCGAGATCGAGGGACCGGTTGGGCCGAAAAACGAACCTCCGAACCTTCACCAGGTCGCGTTGGCAACCTACTTGTCATCGCCGTCCGAAATGTCGCCCGAATCGGGCATCGTTGAGGGTTCGGTTGTCCTCTCAAGTCCCGAGGCGGTAAGACGGGACCTTAAACTTCCGGCAAGCTCAGTTATCGCGAGGAACAGAAGAAGCTACGAACACGCTCAGCTCCAGGATGTGAACGCCGAAACTACCACGTCACGTCCCGGAAGTGGGAGCAGCTCTTCCGACAGCGATTCCTCGTCCAAAGTTAACACTCCGCTCGTAGTTTTGCCCGGTAAGACCGGCGTCACTTTAGCCAAACAGAATGTATCTTACACGAGTGTTTAA
- the LOC124298618 gene encoding uncharacterized protein LOC124298618 isoform X2, translating into MSTNGGIPNSNSNGQCYSPDSGDEQNLIPRWAQTPIIVGVPKSPNASFRSRSRYRAGPVRKIRRRAVLKNGECNVLQSRISRRSLRFLQDIFTTLVDTQWRWTLLCFTLSFLLSWLGFAVIWWLIAFTHGDFDEKHLPGVQVENKWTPCIYNVVSFTSCFLFSIETQHTIGYGSRATSEECPEAIFVMCIQSIAGVMIQAFMVGIVFAKMTRPKQRTQTLLFSRNAVICQRDGELCLMFRVGDMRKSHIIGATIRAQIIRSRTTKEGEFLSQHQQELTVGADGNDSDLFFIWPMTIVHRIQAESPLYNMSAENMLTERFEVVVILEGTIESTGQTTQARSSYLPQEILWGHRFEPMVSYSKERQGYEVDYSLFNSTVQVDTPLCSGRELAEFYRVQDDLRHGGGYLVDEDGLLIENYQENNMQGGHIVNTQTGIRAPGHRLVHAESTKSDNSLEDSAIGRSIYRDNSIASQQHNHHHHHQPANPHREPNHHYKNQEGDLDAIEVIDEDDLHQLPDSVNREILKNSREIVYEEDSNNLSRDESFLTMRQFGSKKNLEILEASRPLISGRRHFVRYNPSSDEAEKRSLNGSRRNLSSRNLHSNQEEDKRSLNGSRRNLSGSKRHNQPNFEKAESLHGSTRNLNIGSRENLIGSRFQHGSKELLTTTTTKRNTPVVKASKETRDAKSRRRKDDSAKKEVEIEIEGPVGPKNEPPNLHQVALATYLSSPSEMSPESGIVEGSVVLSSPEAVRRDLKLPASSVIARNRRSYEHAQLQDVNAETTTSRPGSGSSSSDSDSSSKVNTPLVVLPGKTGVTLAKQNVSYTSV; encoded by the exons ATGAGTACAAACGGCGGAATACCGAATAGCAATTCGAACGGGCAATGTTACTCCCCGGACAGCGGTGACGAACAAAATTTGATACCGAGATGGGCTCAAACACCGATAATCGTTGGTGTACCGAAAAGCCCGAATGCGTCATTCAGAAGCag GAGCCGTTACAGAGCAGGCCCAGTGCGTAAAATTCGCCGACGCGCGGTGTTGAAGAACGGAGAATGCAACGTGCTACAATCGAGGATATCGCGACGATCGTTGCGTTTCCTTCAGGACATATTCACAACATTGGTGGACACTCAGTGGCGTTGGACGCTGTTGTGTTTCACACTGAGTTTCCTCCTGTCCTGGTTAGGTTTCGCTGTGATATGGTGGCTGATAGCTTTCACTCACGGTGACTTCGACGAGAAGCACCTGCCGGGAGTTCAGGTGGAGAACAAGTGGACACCGTGCATATACAACGTGGTCTCGTTCACTAGCTGTTTCCTATTCTCAATCGAGACCCAGCACACGATAGGCTACGGTAGCAGAGCAACGTCGGAGGAGTGTCCCGAGGCCATATTCGTAATGTGTATACAGAGCATAGCCGGTGTTATGATCCAAGCGTTCATGGTCGGCATAGTGTTCGCAAAGATGACGAGACCAAAGCAGAGGACGCAGACGCTCCTGTTCTCGCGCAACGCGGTTATCTGCCAAAGGGACGGTGAGCTGTGCCTGATGTTCAGGGTCGGCGACATGAGGAAGTCGCACATAATCGGTGCGACGATAAGGGCCCAGATAATACGCTCGCGAACGACGAAAGAGGGCGAGTTCCTCTCCCAGCATCAGCAGGAGCTCACCGTTGGCGCTGACGGCAACGACAGCGACCTATTCTTCATATGGCCGATGACCATCGTCCACAGGATACAGGCCGAATCGCCACTCTACAACATGTCGGCTGAGAACATGCTGACCGAACGCTTCGAGGTCGTGGTCATACTCGAGGGCACCATCGAGTCCACCGGTCAAACGACCCAGGCCAGGTCCTCCTACCTTCCTCAGGAAATACTCTGGGGTCACAGGTTCGAACCAATGGTCAGCTACTCCAAGGAGCGACAGGGATACGAGGTCGACTACTCACTGTTCAACAGCACCGTTCAAGTCGACACTCCGTTATGCTCCGGCAGGGAACTGGCCGAGTTCTACAGGGTGCAAGACGACCTTCGACACGGCGGCG gttACCTCGTCGACGAAGACGGACTCTTGATTGAGAATTATCAAGAGAATAATATGCAGGGTGGGCACATCGTTAACACACAGACGGGAATAAGAGCACCCGGACACCGACTGGTACACGCGGAAAGTACGAAAAGCGATAACAGTTTAGAGGACAGTGCAATCGGGCGAAGTATTTACAGAGATAACTCGATAGCGTCCCAGCAacataatcatcatcatcatcatcagccGGCTAATCCGCACCGGGAACCAAATCATCATTACAAGAACCAAGAGGGTGATTTGGACGCGATTGAGGTAATCGACGAGGACGATCTTCACCAACTACCGGACTCCGTGAACAGGGAGATACTGAAGAACAGTCGTGAGATAGTGTACGAAGAAGATTCGAATAATCTTTCAAGGGACGAGAGTTTCCTGACGATGCGACAATTCGGTAGTAAGAAGAACCTCGAGATCCTCGAGGCTAGCAGACCGCTAATTTCTGGTCGTCGACACTTCGTCAGGTACAATCCGTCGTCGGACGAAGCTGAGAAGCGATCGTTGAACGGATCGCGGAGGAATCTGAGCAGCAGAAACCTTCACTCGAACCAAGAGGAAGATAAGCGTTCTCTGAACGGTTCGCGGAGGAATTTGAGCGGTTCAAAACGCCATAACCAACCGAATTTTGAAAAGGCGGAAAGTTTGCACGGCAGCACGAGGAACCTGAACATCGGTAGCAGAGAGAACCTGATCGGTTCGCGATTTCAACACGGAAGCAAGGAGCTcctgacgacgacgacgaccaAGCGGAACACTCCGGTGGTCAAGGCTTCCAAGGAGACGAGGGACGCGAAATCGAGACGAAGGAAGGACGATAGTGCGAAAAAGGAGGTTGAGATCGAGATCGAGGGACCGGTTGGGCCGAAAAACGAACCTCCGAACCTTCACCAGGTCGCGTTGGCAACCTACTTGTCATCGCCGTCCGAAATGTCGCCCGAATCGGGCATCGTTGAGGGTTCGGTTGTCCTCTCAAGTCCCGAGGCGGTAAGACGGGACCTTAAACTTCCGGCAAGCTCAGTTATCGCGAGGAACAGAAGAAGCTACGAACACGCTCAGCTCCAGGATGTGAACGCCGAAACTACCACGTCACGTCCCGGAAGTGGGAGCAGCTCTTCCGACAGCGATTCCTCGTCCAAAGTTAACACTCCGCTCGTAGTTTTGCCCGGTAAGACCGGCGTCACTTTAGCCAAACAGAATGTATCTTACACGAGTGTTTAA
- the LOC124298618 gene encoding uncharacterized protein LOC124298618 isoform X4, whose product MLAGNRARLAFGNHPRLHAQGVVRAGWFIERRSRYRAGPVRKIRRRAVLKNGECNVLQSRISRRSLRFLQDIFTTLVDTQWRWTLLCFTLSFLLSWLGFAVIWWLIAFTHGDFDEKHLPGVQVENKWTPCIYNVVSFTSCFLFSIETQHTIGYGSRATSEECPEAIFVMCIQSIAGVMIQAFMVGIVFAKMTRPKQRTQTLLFSRNAVICQRDGELCLMFRVGDMRKSHIIGATIRAQIIRSRTTKEGEFLSQHQQELTVGADGNDSDLFFIWPMTIVHRIQAESPLYNMSAENMLTERFEVVVILEGTIESTGQTTQARSSYLPQEILWGHRFEPMVSYSKERQGYEVDYSLFNSTVQVDTPLCSGRELAEFYRVQDDLRHGGGYLVDEDGLLIENYQENNMQGGHIVNTQTGIRAPGHRLVHAESTKSDNSLEDSAIGRSIYRDNSIASQQHNHHHHHQPANPHREPNHHYKNQEGDLDAIEVIDEDDLHQLPDSVNREILKNSREIVYEEDSNNLSRDESFLTMRQFGSKKNLEILEASRPLISGRRHFVRYNPSSDEAEKRSLNGSRRNLSSRNLHSNQEEDKRSLNGSRRNLSGSKRHNQPNFEKAESLHGSTRNLNIGSRENLIGSRFQHGSKELLTTTTTKRNTPVVKASKETRDAKSRRRKDDSAKKEVEIEIEGPVGPKNEPPNLHQVALATYLSSPSEMSPESGIVEGSVVLSSPEAVRRDLKLPASSVIARNRRSYEHAQLQDVNAETTTSRPGSGSSSSDSDSSSKVNTPLVVLPGKTGVTLAKQNVSYTSV is encoded by the exons GAGCCGTTACAGAGCAGGCCCAGTGCGTAAAATTCGCCGACGCGCGGTGTTGAAGAACGGAGAATGCAACGTGCTACAATCGAGGATATCGCGACGATCGTTGCGTTTCCTTCAGGACATATTCACAACATTGGTGGACACTCAGTGGCGTTGGACGCTGTTGTGTTTCACACTGAGTTTCCTCCTGTCCTGGTTAGGTTTCGCTGTGATATGGTGGCTGATAGCTTTCACTCACGGTGACTTCGACGAGAAGCACCTGCCGGGAGTTCAGGTGGAGAACAAGTGGACACCGTGCATATACAACGTGGTCTCGTTCACTAGCTGTTTCCTATTCTCAATCGAGACCCAGCACACGATAGGCTACGGTAGCAGAGCAACGTCGGAGGAGTGTCCCGAGGCCATATTCGTAATGTGTATACAGAGCATAGCCGGTGTTATGATCCAAGCGTTCATGGTCGGCATAGTGTTCGCAAAGATGACGAGACCAAAGCAGAGGACGCAGACGCTCCTGTTCTCGCGCAACGCGGTTATCTGCCAAAGGGACGGTGAGCTGTGCCTGATGTTCAGGGTCGGCGACATGAGGAAGTCGCACATAATCGGTGCGACGATAAGGGCCCAGATAATACGCTCGCGAACGACGAAAGAGGGCGAGTTCCTCTCCCAGCATCAGCAGGAGCTCACCGTTGGCGCTGACGGCAACGACAGCGACCTATTCTTCATATGGCCGATGACCATCGTCCACAGGATACAGGCCGAATCGCCACTCTACAACATGTCGGCTGAGAACATGCTGACCGAACGCTTCGAGGTCGTGGTCATACTCGAGGGCACCATCGAGTCCACCGGTCAAACGACCCAGGCCAGGTCCTCCTACCTTCCTCAGGAAATACTCTGGGGTCACAGGTTCGAACCAATGGTCAGCTACTCCAAGGAGCGACAGGGATACGAGGTCGACTACTCACTGTTCAACAGCACCGTTCAAGTCGACACTCCGTTATGCTCCGGCAGGGAACTGGCCGAGTTCTACAGGGTGCAAGACGACCTTCGACACGGCGGCG gttACCTCGTCGACGAAGACGGACTCTTGATTGAGAATTATCAAGAGAATAATATGCAGGGTGGGCACATCGTTAACACACAGACGGGAATAAGAGCACCCGGACACCGACTGGTACACGCGGAAAGTACGAAAAGCGATAACAGTTTAGAGGACAGTGCAATCGGGCGAAGTATTTACAGAGATAACTCGATAGCGTCCCAGCAacataatcatcatcatcatcatcagccGGCTAATCCGCACCGGGAACCAAATCATCATTACAAGAACCAAGAGGGTGATTTGGACGCGATTGAGGTAATCGACGAGGACGATCTTCACCAACTACCGGACTCCGTGAACAGGGAGATACTGAAGAACAGTCGTGAGATAGTGTACGAAGAAGATTCGAATAATCTTTCAAGGGACGAGAGTTTCCTGACGATGCGACAATTCGGTAGTAAGAAGAACCTCGAGATCCTCGAGGCTAGCAGACCGCTAATTTCTGGTCGTCGACACTTCGTCAGGTACAATCCGTCGTCGGACGAAGCTGAGAAGCGATCGTTGAACGGATCGCGGAGGAATCTGAGCAGCAGAAACCTTCACTCGAACCAAGAGGAAGATAAGCGTTCTCTGAACGGTTCGCGGAGGAATTTGAGCGGTTCAAAACGCCATAACCAACCGAATTTTGAAAAGGCGGAAAGTTTGCACGGCAGCACGAGGAACCTGAACATCGGTAGCAGAGAGAACCTGATCGGTTCGCGATTTCAACACGGAAGCAAGGAGCTcctgacgacgacgacgaccaAGCGGAACACTCCGGTGGTCAAGGCTTCCAAGGAGACGAGGGACGCGAAATCGAGACGAAGGAAGGACGATAGTGCGAAAAAGGAGGTTGAGATCGAGATCGAGGGACCGGTTGGGCCGAAAAACGAACCTCCGAACCTTCACCAGGTCGCGTTGGCAACCTACTTGTCATCGCCGTCCGAAATGTCGCCCGAATCGGGCATCGTTGAGGGTTCGGTTGTCCTCTCAAGTCCCGAGGCGGTAAGACGGGACCTTAAACTTCCGGCAAGCTCAGTTATCGCGAGGAACAGAAGAAGCTACGAACACGCTCAGCTCCAGGATGTGAACGCCGAAACTACCACGTCACGTCCCGGAAGTGGGAGCAGCTCTTCCGACAGCGATTCCTCGTCCAAAGTTAACACTCCGCTCGTAGTTTTGCCCGGTAAGACCGGCGTCACTTTAGCCAAACAGAATGTATCTTACACGAGTGTTTAA